One Oryza glaberrima chromosome 11, OglaRS2, whole genome shotgun sequence genomic region harbors:
- the LOC127754125 gene encoding uncharacterized protein LOC127754125, whose amino-acid sequence MMPMPPSGQRRLEFSFQGSSASAVGGGGGEFERVRMRSPLGNPMAAREGEEESRWLQASRVGSPESGTPSPEFWGQQQQQQLQRLYPASAGSSPSRAQAIAGYRREMLDLVRGLPESCYELSLRDIVESPPPPPPHPLPPPPPTPPPPTAEATITAAAAGAMGEEASKKQGKSTTAKTARKQRTIGRTRSRSMDRSVSLDTGLLIKLFLPLSVGGGGGGKKKVSPKPPAAAAAGGKKNKTKGKKKKKQEAQLQEEEWWSKGGEFSEAGTSSRTSSTNSTNSTSSGSHGSSSSSSIGNGHGGGNPKAQTTRSRSRKRIGCYGFFKKNKSKNGGAED is encoded by the exons ATGATGCCGATGCCGCCGtcggggcagcggcggctggagTTCAGCTTCCAggggtcgtcggcgtcggcggtgggtgggggaggaggggagttCGAGAGGGTTAGGATGCGGAGCCCGCTGGGGAACCCGatggcggcgagggaaggggaggaggagtcgCGGTGGCTGCAGGCGTCGCGGGTCGGCTCGCCGGAGTCCggcacgccgtcgccggagttctgggggcagcagcagcagcagcagctccagcgGCTCTACCCGGCGTCGGCGGGGAGCTCGCCGTCGAGGGCGCAGGCGATCGCCGGGTACCGACGCGAGATGCTCGACCTCGTCCGCGGCCTCCCCGAGTCCTGCTACGAGCTCTCCCTCCGCGACATCGTCGagtcccctcctcctccgccgccgcatcctctccctcctcctccccccaccccaccaccTCCCACCGCCGAAGCCACgatcaccgcggcggcggcgggcgccatgGGCGAGGAAGCCAGCAAGAAGCAGGGGAAATCCACCACCGCCAAGACGGCGAGGAAGCAGAGGACGATAGGGCGGACGCGGAGCCGGAGCATGGACCGCAGCGTGAGCCTCGACACCGGCCTGCTCATCAAGCTCTTCCTCCCGctctccgtcggcggcggcggcggcgggaagaagAAGGTGTCGCCcaagccgcccgccgccgccgccgccggcggcaagaAGAACAAGacaaaggggaagaagaagaagaagcaggagGCGCAGCTGCAGGAGGAGGAGTGGTGGAGCAAGGGCGGCGAGTTCAGCGAGGCCGGCACCAGCAGCAGGACGAGCAGCACCAACAGCACCAACAGCACTAGCAGCGGCAGCcatggaagcagcagcagcagcagcatcggaaatggccatggcggcggcaacCCGAAGGCTCAAACAaccaggagcaggagcag AAAGAGAATTGGGTGCTATGGTTTcttcaagaaaaacaaaagcaaaaatgGAGGTGCTGAAGATTAG